Proteins co-encoded in one Kutzneria chonburiensis genomic window:
- a CDS encoding enolase C-terminal domain-like protein: MTGLPEVLPPWEPRDSVRVTAVRAIVTAPEGIPLVVVRVDTSEPGLYGLGCATFTQRFAAVAAAVDEHMGPLVVGRSPADIEDITRLIHYSAYWRNGPVLNNALSGIDQALWDIMGKRAGMPVYELLGGRGRSAIEVYSHAAGATIDETLDGAEGLLEQGYRHVRLQVGGPGLGTYGAPGTLGGYPRSPHPDGWDVRQYLRDVPRLFAAARERLGDVSLMHDVHSRLTPKQAIVLARALEPYDLSFLEDVIPPEHYDQLPAVRAASPVPIAVGEQVGSVIDAARLIKDGGVDLLRLHTSAIGGLTPTRKLVALAELLGVRTAFHSPGDISPVGVAANLAVDVSTPAFGYQESHTYNDATHEVFPGTPVVHDGHLTPSPEPGWGVDLDEAAAAKYPPTKFLHERWSARVRRPDGGLEAP; encoded by the coding sequence GTGACCGGGTTGCCGGAGGTTCTGCCGCCATGGGAACCGCGTGACTCCGTGCGGGTCACCGCTGTGCGGGCAATTGTCACAGCGCCGGAAGGGATTCCGCTCGTCGTCGTCCGCGTGGACACGTCCGAGCCTGGTCTGTACGGCCTCGGCTGCGCCACCTTCACCCAGCGGTTCGCCGCCGTCGCGGCGGCGGTGGACGAGCACATGGGGCCGTTGGTGGTCGGCCGCAGCCCGGCCGACATCGAGGACATCACCCGGCTGATCCACTACTCGGCCTACTGGCGCAACGGACCCGTGCTGAACAATGCGCTGTCCGGGATCGACCAGGCGCTGTGGGACATCATGGGCAAGCGGGCCGGGATGCCGGTCTACGAACTGCTCGGCGGGCGCGGCCGGTCGGCGATCGAGGTCTACTCCCACGCCGCCGGCGCGACGATCGACGAAACCCTTGACGGCGCGGAAGGCTTGCTGGAACAGGGATATCGGCACGTCCGTCTCCAGGTCGGCGGTCCCGGTCTCGGCACGTACGGCGCACCGGGTACCCTAGGTGGGTATCCGCGGTCGCCGCATCCGGACGGCTGGGACGTGCGGCAGTATCTCCGTGATGTGCCGCGGTTGTTCGCCGCTGCAAGGGAACGGCTCGGCGACGTCAGCCTGATGCACGACGTGCACAGCCGACTGACGCCGAAGCAGGCGATCGTGCTGGCCCGTGCGCTGGAGCCGTACGATCTGTCCTTTTTGGAGGACGTGATCCCGCCGGAGCACTACGACCAGCTGCCGGCCGTGCGGGCCGCTTCGCCGGTGCCGATCGCGGTCGGCGAGCAGGTCGGCTCGGTCATCGATGCCGCCCGGCTGATCAAGGACGGCGGCGTGGACCTGTTGCGCCTGCACACTTCCGCCATCGGCGGCCTGACACCGACGCGAAAGCTGGTGGCCCTGGCCGAGCTGCTGGGCGTACGCACCGCGTTCCACTCCCCCGGCGACATCTCACCGGTCGGGGTGGCGGCCAACCTGGCCGTGGACGTGTCCACGCCGGCCTTCGGCTATCAGGAATCCCACACCTACAACGATGCCACGCATGAGGTTTTCCCTGGCACGCCAGTGGTTCACGACGGTCACCTGACACCGTCGCCGGAACCGGGCTGGGGCGTCGACCTCGACGAGGCCGCGGCGGCCAAGTACCCGCCGACGAAGTTCCTGCACGAACGCTGGTCGGCGCGGGTGCGCCGGCCGGACGGAGGTCTCGAAGCGCCCTGA
- a CDS encoding LacI family DNA-binding transcriptional regulator has product MAAATGGDKPPLYQQVKHELLAAIAAGEYAPGRPFVTQREICERFNVSHATAVRALNDLATEGYVVRRRGQGTFVADRPPAASSPPDKTIACVLQNQGPHVGQILTGIEEVCADLGYRLFLNHCENDPAREEKVLWGALEHQVSGIIVYPAEGSLTVAPYAEARRRGVPLVMVDRYRPDLATDAVVADNMAVGRELTAELIESGHRTIATLWDEIDVTSIRDRLAGHVQALRENDIPVRPDLTVLRRYREQPTEARRAMLNELLHGSHPPSVLLCSNGYALATVAQDLVALGLEVPGDIDLACMDDAGPFDVLPLTAAAISLPARDMGRRAMTLLHDRVSGKPSETQLIVLPVTIQTRQSSAGYMRISRLEKGAS; this is encoded by the coding sequence ATGGCAGCGGCGACCGGCGGCGACAAGCCCCCGCTCTACCAGCAGGTCAAGCACGAGCTGCTGGCCGCGATCGCCGCCGGCGAGTACGCGCCGGGCCGGCCGTTCGTCACCCAGCGGGAGATCTGCGAGCGGTTCAACGTCAGCCACGCGACGGCCGTGCGGGCGCTCAACGACCTGGCCACCGAGGGCTACGTGGTGCGCCGCCGCGGCCAGGGCACGTTCGTCGCCGACCGGCCGCCGGCCGCGTCGTCGCCGCCGGATAAGACCATCGCCTGTGTGCTGCAGAACCAGGGCCCGCACGTCGGCCAGATCCTCACCGGCATCGAGGAGGTCTGCGCCGACCTGGGCTACCGGCTGTTCCTCAACCACTGCGAGAACGACCCCGCGCGCGAGGAAAAGGTGCTGTGGGGCGCGCTGGAACACCAGGTCAGCGGCATCATCGTGTACCCGGCCGAGGGTTCCCTCACGGTCGCGCCGTACGCGGAGGCGCGGCGGCGGGGCGTGCCGCTGGTGATGGTCGACCGGTATCGGCCGGACCTGGCCACCGATGCCGTGGTGGCCGACAACATGGCCGTCGGCCGCGAGCTGACCGCCGAATTGATCGAGTCCGGGCACCGCACGATCGCCACCCTGTGGGACGAGATCGACGTGACCAGCATCCGGGACCGGCTCGCCGGTCACGTACAGGCGTTGCGAGAAAACGACATTCCCGTCCGGCCGGATCTGACTGTGCTGCGCCGCTACCGCGAGCAGCCGACCGAGGCGCGGCGGGCCATGCTCAACGAACTGCTCCACGGCAGCCACCCGCCGTCGGTGTTGTTGTGCTCCAACGGTTACGCGCTGGCCACGGTCGCGCAGGACCTGGTGGCGCTGGGCCTTGAGGTGCCCGGCGACATCGACCTGGCCTGCATGGACGACGCCGGCCCGTTCGACGTGCTGCCGCTGACCGCCGCCGCGATCTCGTTGCCGGCGCGGGACATGGGCCGGCGGGCGATGACGCTGCTGCACGACCGGGTCAGCGGCAAGCCGTCCGAGACGCAGCTGATCGTGCTGCCGGTGACCATCCAGACGAGACAGTCGTCGGCCGGCTACATGCGGATTTCCCGGCTGGAAAAGGGGGCGTCGTGA
- a CDS encoding ABC transporter substrate-binding protein produces the protein MAALAVVTTACGGGSGAGDGSTLTMWTFKQTHVKALQAAAATFKSKTGITVEISAYTPDDTFTSKVQSAAASHNVADVLEVHAAGEDRVLGGAGITTDLAGDINAQYKSRFLKGTADTGLITDQVYQDSLKPKATDPGVKTGQLLSIPFTAGTFGVVYANKDKLTAAGIDASNAPASWQELISWLTATHGKDAQNGGITLGLKSSSTGLDWAMEPLAFALLGPQAFHDLYGTDKSKAWGSANGQQVLELYNQLTPYWTPGTQTLGIDDADRAFAQGKAAFDIGGTFTISAIQQNGMDPAKILAFPIPAPETAVAKDFKLAPFALTGLAVSSQTANRAAALQWLDFLTQPEQAGAFAQAALDLPGTDLGANAEKLVGPYLSSMEAAFGTGDHAWNPGDSTFKGSNWDIQVAGDILVKMSPLKELDPAATNQQLAVYNTSVHSGQ, from the coding sequence GTGGCGGCACTGGCCGTGGTCACCACCGCGTGCGGTGGCGGCAGCGGCGCCGGCGACGGATCCACGCTGACGATGTGGACCTTCAAACAGACCCACGTCAAGGCGTTACAGGCGGCCGCGGCGACCTTCAAGAGCAAGACCGGCATCACGGTGGAGATCAGCGCCTACACGCCGGACGACACCTTCACCAGCAAGGTCCAGAGCGCCGCGGCCAGCCACAACGTGGCCGACGTGCTCGAGGTGCACGCGGCCGGCGAGGACCGGGTGCTCGGCGGCGCCGGCATCACCACCGACCTGGCCGGCGACATCAATGCCCAGTACAAGAGCCGTTTCCTCAAGGGCACGGCCGACACCGGCCTGATCACCGACCAGGTGTACCAGGACTCGTTGAAGCCCAAGGCGACCGATCCCGGCGTCAAGACGGGCCAGCTGCTCAGCATCCCGTTCACCGCCGGCACCTTCGGCGTGGTCTACGCCAACAAGGACAAACTCACCGCGGCCGGCATCGACGCGAGCAATGCCCCGGCCAGCTGGCAGGAGCTGATCTCCTGGCTCACGGCCACGCACGGCAAGGACGCGCAGAACGGCGGCATCACCCTCGGCCTGAAGAGCTCGTCGACCGGCCTGGACTGGGCGATGGAGCCGCTGGCCTTCGCTTTGCTTGGCCCGCAGGCCTTCCATGACCTTTACGGCACCGACAAGTCCAAGGCGTGGGGCAGCGCCAACGGGCAGCAGGTGTTGGAGCTGTACAACCAGCTGACACCGTACTGGACGCCGGGCACGCAGACCCTCGGCATCGACGACGCCGACCGGGCGTTCGCGCAGGGCAAGGCGGCCTTCGACATCGGCGGCACGTTCACCATCTCGGCCATCCAGCAGAACGGCATGGACCCGGCCAAGATCCTCGCCTTCCCGATCCCGGCGCCGGAAACCGCCGTGGCCAAGGACTTCAAGCTCGCACCGTTCGCGCTGACCGGCTTGGCCGTGTCGTCGCAGACGGCCAACCGGGCCGCGGCCTTGCAGTGGTTGGACTTCCTCACCCAGCCGGAGCAGGCCGGCGCGTTCGCCCAAGCGGCGCTTGACCTTCCGGGCACCGATCTCGGGGCCAACGCGGAGAAGCTGGTCGGGCCGTACCTGAGCTCGATGGAGGCGGCGTTCGGCACCGGCGACCACGCGTGGAATCCGGGCGACAGCACGTTCAAGGGCTCGAACTGGGACATCCAGGTGGCCGGCGACATTCTGGTGAAGATGTCGCCGCTCAAGGAGCTCGACCCGGCCGCGACCAACCAGCAGCTCGCGGTCTACAACACCAGCGTGCACAGCGGGCAGTAG
- a CDS encoding alpha-mannosidase, with protein MHDDRKAAEDRVARFLAERVRPAVYSERIAMDVSPLHIGDSWGIPWSTTRFSAVGRIPAGWTGRVEAVFDLGFDLTRGPGGQAEALVLDVDGNPLQGLHPYHRSVPVTGPGVRLVVEAAANPPIVASAGRGTHYGSVETAGSEHLYVLRQADLALRDEDAWHLMLDVEVLSSLMHTLPLESARRHQILRGLDGCIDLSFAEARSVTSNLLSSRAHESEHTLVAVGHAHIDSAWLWPIRETIRKCTRTFSNVLALAEEYPELVFACSSAQQYAWIKEHQPAVYERIRQAVKAGNWVPVGGMWVEADANLPGGESLARQLVHGARFFLDEFGVGPDGVWLPDSFGYTAAYPQLARLAGAEWFLTQKLSWNETNRLPHHTFWWEGIDGTRIFTHFPPVDTYNCELTGAELAHAATTYAEKGLGTTSLVPFGFGDGGGGPTREMLEKARRLRDLEGSPKVRLGSPAEFFRAARAEYPDAPVWRGELYLETHRGTYTSQARTKRGNRRSETLLRHAELWAASAAVRLGTPYPYDELDALWKRVLLHQFHDILPGSSIAWVHREAEQAYTGIHSGLHELISISAGDGESLLNAAPVERREVVIVTEPPPVAGQRLSDGRHAAFGRAPALGVGGFLQFNAHPVRATGTFVLDNGLISVHIDPAGLVRSVRDHATGREAIAPGAAGNLLQLHPDDPVKWSAWNLDVTYRRNRRDLDDAVSVELVDDGPLLAAVRVERRTERSVIVQHLRLAAGSRLLEVETDIDWQERDTVLKAAWPLDVLAPEITAEIQYGHVKRPTHENTSWDAARFEAWAHRFVHVGEHGWGVALVTDSTYGYDVSSDGRSTTVRLSLLRAPHSPDPLADQGRHRFRYGLRPAADLGDAIMAGYTFSLPLRTASDRLRGKPLVSVDNPAVIVEAVKLADDRSGAVIVRLYESRGGRARALVSADFAVTTAFEADLLERPLRPMASRGSAVPLSLRPFQIVTLRLER; from the coding sequence ATGCACGACGACCGCAAGGCCGCCGAGGACCGCGTCGCGCGGTTTCTCGCCGAACGGGTCCGTCCGGCCGTGTACTCGGAGCGGATCGCGATGGACGTGTCGCCGCTCCACATCGGCGACAGCTGGGGAATTCCCTGGTCCACCACGAGGTTCTCCGCGGTTGGCCGGATTCCCGCCGGGTGGACCGGCCGTGTGGAGGCCGTCTTCGACCTGGGGTTCGACCTTACTCGAGGTCCTGGCGGCCAGGCCGAGGCGCTTGTCCTTGACGTCGACGGCAATCCGCTCCAGGGCCTGCATCCGTACCATCGAAGCGTGCCGGTCACCGGTCCCGGGGTCCGGCTGGTCGTCGAGGCCGCCGCCAACCCGCCGATCGTCGCCAGCGCCGGCCGGGGCACCCACTACGGCTCGGTGGAGACTGCCGGCTCAGAACACCTTTACGTGCTCCGGCAAGCCGATCTTGCCCTGCGTGACGAGGATGCGTGGCACCTCATGCTCGACGTCGAGGTGCTGTCCTCGTTGATGCACACGTTGCCGTTGGAATCCGCTCGTAGACACCAGATTCTGCGGGGATTGGACGGCTGCATCGATCTTTCCTTCGCCGAAGCGCGCTCGGTGACGTCGAACTTGTTGTCCAGCAGGGCCCACGAGTCCGAGCACACGCTGGTCGCGGTCGGGCACGCGCACATCGACTCGGCTTGGCTGTGGCCGATCCGGGAGACGATCCGGAAGTGCACGCGGACCTTCAGCAACGTGCTGGCGCTGGCCGAGGAGTACCCCGAGCTGGTGTTCGCCTGCTCGTCGGCCCAGCAGTACGCGTGGATCAAGGAGCACCAGCCCGCTGTGTACGAACGGATCCGGCAGGCGGTCAAGGCCGGCAACTGGGTCCCGGTCGGTGGCATGTGGGTGGAGGCCGACGCCAACCTGCCCGGCGGCGAGTCGCTGGCCCGCCAGCTCGTGCACGGCGCCCGGTTCTTCCTCGACGAGTTCGGAGTTGGTCCTGATGGCGTCTGGTTACCGGACTCTTTCGGTTACACCGCAGCCTATCCGCAGCTGGCCCGGCTGGCCGGGGCCGAGTGGTTCCTGACCCAGAAGCTGTCCTGGAACGAGACGAACCGTCTGCCGCACCACACGTTCTGGTGGGAGGGCATCGACGGCACCCGGATCTTCACCCACTTCCCACCGGTCGACACCTACAACTGCGAGCTGACCGGGGCCGAGCTGGCGCACGCGGCGACAACCTACGCGGAGAAGGGTCTCGGCACCACATCGCTGGTGCCGTTCGGTTTCGGTGACGGCGGTGGCGGGCCGACTCGCGAGATGCTGGAGAAAGCCCGGCGGCTGCGGGACCTGGAGGGATCACCGAAGGTGCGGCTCGGTTCGCCGGCCGAGTTCTTCCGGGCGGCCCGGGCCGAATACCCGGACGCCCCGGTGTGGCGCGGCGAGCTGTACCTGGAGACGCATCGCGGCACGTACACCAGCCAGGCCCGGACCAAGCGCGGCAATCGGCGCAGCGAAACGCTGCTCCGGCACGCCGAACTCTGGGCGGCGTCGGCCGCTGTCCGGCTCGGCACGCCCTATCCCTACGACGAGCTGGACGCACTGTGGAAACGCGTGCTACTGCACCAGTTCCACGACATCCTGCCCGGCTCGTCGATCGCTTGGGTGCATCGCGAGGCCGAGCAGGCGTACACGGGGATCCACAGTGGACTGCACGAGCTGATCTCCATCAGCGCCGGCGACGGGGAGTCGCTGCTCAACGCCGCCCCGGTCGAGCGGCGCGAGGTGGTGATCGTCACCGAGCCGCCGCCGGTGGCCGGGCAACGCCTGTCCGACGGCCGTCACGCGGCGTTCGGGCGGGCGCCCGCTCTTGGCGTTGGCGGGTTCCTGCAGTTCAACGCCCATCCGGTGCGCGCCACCGGAACATTCGTGCTGGACAACGGCCTGATCTCGGTGCACATCGACCCAGCCGGGCTGGTCCGGTCGGTCCGTGATCACGCCACCGGCCGCGAGGCGATCGCCCCTGGTGCAGCCGGCAATCTGCTTCAACTGCACCCGGACGACCCGGTGAAGTGGAGCGCCTGGAACCTGGACGTGACCTATCGCCGCAACCGCCGCGATCTCGACGACGCCGTGTCGGTCGAGCTCGTCGACGACGGCCCGCTGCTCGCGGCCGTCCGCGTCGAGCGCCGGACCGAGCGATCCGTTATCGTGCAACATCTTCGGCTGGCCGCGGGTTCGCGGTTGCTGGAGGTCGAGACCGACATCGACTGGCAGGAAAGGGACACGGTGCTCAAGGCGGCCTGGCCGCTGGACGTGCTCGCGCCGGAGATCACCGCCGAGATCCAGTACGGACACGTCAAACGGCCGACGCACGAGAACACGAGCTGGGACGCGGCCCGGTTCGAGGCGTGGGCCCACCGCTTCGTACACGTCGGCGAGCACGGCTGGGGCGTGGCCCTGGTCACCGACTCCACCTACGGCTACGACGTGAGCAGCGACGGCCGGTCCACCACCGTGCGGCTGTCGCTGCTGCGCGCCCCGCACAGCCCCGACCCGTTGGCCGACCAGGGCCGACACAGGTTCCGCTACGGCCTGCGGCCGGCCGCCGATCTCGGCGATGCCATCATGGCCGGCTACACGTTCTCGCTTCCGCTGCGGACGGCGTCGGATCGGTTGCGCGGCAAGCCTTTGGTGTCGGTGGACAACCCGGCCGTGATCGTCGAGGCGGTCAAGCTGGCCGACGACCGGTCGGGCGCGGTGATCGTCCGGCTGTACGAGTCCCGCGGCGGCCGGGCCCGGGCGTTGGTGTCCGCCGACTTCGCCGTGACCACGGCTTTCGAAGCCGACCTGCTCGAACGGCCGTTGCGGCCCATGGCTTCGAGGGGCAGCGCGGTGCCGTTGTCGTTGCGCCCCTTCCAGATCGTCACGCTGCGTTTGGAGAGGTGA
- a CDS encoding DUF2264 domain-containing protein — protein sequence MIVHPAPSRAEWERLADSMLLAVRPWATDTHALIHLPGPVSVSGRWSDGLEGYARTFLLAAFRLAGAAGDDPHRIAEWYAQGLAAGVDPTNPDRWPRFGECGQAKVEAASIALGLHLTRPWLWDRLSTRTQQGLLDWLAPMVGDAMPQNNWLWFQAVTGAFARSVGGAWSQADFDHAIESTDRWQAGEGWYSDGLSGGAHRNFDHYSGWAMHFYPLLFCDITGDEELALRYRNRLRLYLSDYARLIGGNGSPLIQGRSLTYRFAALAPLWIGARYDATPLEPGLTRRIGGLMLDHFLNAGALDHDGLLTLGWHGRFPAIRQVYSGPASPYWASKGFAGLLLPASHEVWTAPEVPLPVEEEDFEFSLPAPGWTVSGTRADGVVRVLNHGSDHIDLTELATDDPAYARIAYSTHAAPEMTPPLDSSATLVDADGRAAHRRPLTALTPGVSRSRAHWPADESWNPFHSPETTYRLGPWITVASVIHGATEVRLVRVDEAAECTHPGPWRLRIGGWATVPGSGLHSCLVDLAGLTVAETVVGKDTNPLGPVSEVPVLFSADEVEVGRIYAAAVHLGGSPLEALPELDITAAAVEVRWPDGRVDRVAMPPG from the coding sequence GTGATCGTGCATCCTGCCCCGTCCCGTGCCGAGTGGGAACGCCTGGCCGACTCGATGCTGTTGGCCGTGCGCCCCTGGGCCACCGACACGCACGCACTGATCCACCTGCCCGGGCCGGTCAGCGTGAGCGGTCGCTGGAGCGACGGGTTGGAAGGCTACGCGCGCACGTTCCTGCTGGCGGCGTTTCGGCTGGCCGGGGCGGCCGGTGACGATCCACACAGGATCGCCGAGTGGTACGCGCAGGGGCTGGCGGCCGGCGTCGACCCGACCAATCCCGACCGCTGGCCCCGGTTCGGCGAGTGCGGGCAGGCCAAGGTCGAGGCGGCGTCGATCGCCCTCGGGCTGCACCTGACCCGGCCGTGGCTGTGGGACCGGCTCAGCACGCGTACCCAGCAGGGGCTGCTGGACTGGCTGGCGCCGATGGTCGGCGACGCCATGCCGCAGAACAACTGGCTGTGGTTCCAGGCGGTCACCGGTGCGTTCGCCCGCAGCGTCGGCGGGGCGTGGAGCCAGGCCGACTTCGATCACGCGATCGAGTCCACGGATCGTTGGCAGGCGGGCGAAGGCTGGTACTCCGACGGCCTGTCCGGCGGCGCGCACCGCAACTTCGACCACTACAGCGGCTGGGCCATGCACTTCTACCCACTGCTGTTCTGCGACATCACCGGCGACGAGGAGCTGGCCCTCCGGTACCGCAATCGCTTGCGGCTCTACCTTTCCGACTACGCGCGGCTGATCGGCGGCAACGGCTCGCCGCTGATCCAGGGCCGGTCGCTGACCTACCGTTTCGCCGCGCTCGCTCCACTGTGGATCGGCGCCCGCTACGACGCCACGCCGCTGGAGCCGGGGCTGACCCGGCGTATCGGCGGACTGATGCTGGACCACTTCCTCAACGCGGGTGCGCTGGATCACGACGGACTGCTGACCTTGGGCTGGCACGGCCGGTTCCCGGCCATCCGGCAGGTGTATTCCGGCCCCGCGTCGCCGTACTGGGCCAGCAAGGGTTTCGCCGGCCTGCTGCTGCCGGCATCGCATGAAGTCTGGACCGCGCCTGAGGTTCCGCTACCGGTCGAGGAGGAGGACTTCGAGTTCTCCCTGCCGGCACCGGGCTGGACCGTTTCCGGCACCCGCGCGGACGGCGTGGTGCGGGTACTCAATCACGGCAGCGACCATATCGACCTCACGGAACTCGCGACCGACGATCCGGCTTACGCACGGATCGCCTACAGCACCCATGCCGCGCCGGAAATGACGCCACCGCTGGACTCCTCGGCGACGCTCGTCGATGCCGACGGTCGGGCCGCGCATCGCCGGCCGCTGACGGCATTGACGCCCGGAGTGTCGCGCAGCCGGGCGCATTGGCCCGCAGATGAGAGCTGGAATCCCTTCCACAGCCCCGAAACCACGTATAGGCTGGGCCCGTGGATCACCGTAGCGTCGGTGATCCACGGTGCCACCGAGGTCCGGCTGGTCCGGGTCGACGAGGCTGCCGAGTGCACCCATCCCGGGCCGTGGCGGCTGCGGATCGGCGGCTGGGCCACGGTTCCCGGTAGTGGGCTGCACTCGTGCCTGGTCGATCTCGCCGGGCTCACCGTCGCCGAAACGGTGGTGGGCAAGGACACCAATCCACTGGGGCCGGTGTCCGAGGTCCCCGTGCTGTTCTCCGCCGACGAGGTCGAGGTCGGCCGGATCTACGCCGCCGCCGTGCATCTCGGCGGCTCCCCGCTGGAAGCGTTGCCGGAACTGGACATCACCGCCGCCGCTGTGGAGGTGCGGTGGCCGGACGGCCGTGTCGACCGGGTGGCGATGCCGCCCGGGTAA